One genomic region from Paroceanicella profunda encodes:
- a CDS encoding LysR family transcriptional regulator: MARLPWEDLQFFIAVARSGQLSSAARRLRSSHATVSRHIDRLEQRLGARLFERNPRGYVLTAQGERLAERVSRMEREAEEMQSDLMPGGSSLTGVVRLSTLEGFGNFFLAARLPVFGNRYPNLSVEVVTIQQILSLSRREADVAVALSPQKAPHYVSEPMGDYRLFVYGARDYLDRHPGVEDPADLRAHHFCGYIEDMVFTPGLNYLNEILPGLRARYQNSSIQAQLSYTLSGMGLCVLPHYIAAPHPELVPVLPGRLFLTRSYWLIRHSETVLNTRVGSLTEFLLEETARARGWFMADHL, from the coding sequence ATGGCCCGTCTGCCCTGGGAAGACCTGCAATTCTTCATCGCGGTGGCGCGCTCCGGGCAGCTGTCCTCCGCGGCGCGGCGGCTGCGCTCCAGCCATGCCACGGTGTCGCGCCACATCGATCGGCTGGAGCAGCGGCTGGGGGCGCGGCTGTTCGAACGCAACCCGCGCGGCTACGTGCTCACCGCCCAGGGCGAGCGGCTGGCCGAGCGCGTGAGCCGCATGGAGCGCGAGGCGGAGGAGATGCAGTCCGACCTCATGCCCGGCGGCTCGTCGCTCACCGGCGTGGTGCGGCTCAGCACGCTGGAAGGGTTCGGGAACTTCTTCCTCGCCGCCCGCCTGCCCGTCTTCGGCAACCGCTATCCGAATCTTTCGGTAGAGGTGGTGACCATCCAGCAGATCCTGTCGCTCTCGCGCCGCGAGGCGGACGTGGCCGTGGCCCTCTCCCCGCAGAAGGCGCCGCATTACGTCTCCGAGCCGATGGGGGATTACCGGCTGTTCGTCTACGGCGCGCGCGACTATCTGGACCGCCACCCCGGCGTGGAGGATCCGGCGGACCTGCGCGCCCACCATTTCTGCGGCTATATCGAGGACATGGTGTTCACCCCGGGGCTGAACTACCTCAACGAGATCCTGCCCGGCCTGCGCGCGCGTTACCAGAATTCCTCCATCCAGGCGCAGCTCAGCTACACGCTCTCGGGGATGGGGCTGTGCGTGCTGCCCCATTACATCGCGGCACCGCACCCGGAGCTGGTGCCGGTGCTGCCGGGGCGGCTGTTCCTCACCCGCTCCTACTGGCTGATCCGCCATTCCGAGACCGTGCTGAACACCCGCGTGGGCAGCCTCACCGAGTTCCTGCTGGAGGAGACCGCCCGGGCGCGCGGCTGGTTCATGGCCGACCACCTGTAG
- the nhaA gene encoding Na+/H+ antiporter NhaA codes for MASRVFGVPAELAGGLVLAAAAVLGVLAKNIGLTAPYYDLLLGAQTTVGVGSAEISKPLLLWINDGLMAVFFLVVALEIKREVKRGALSTWGRAALPVYSAVGGMVAPALVFAGIVGINSAQISGWAIPAATDIAFALGVLSLFGNRVPPALKTFLLALAVVDDLGAIVIIALFYTAKLSLAALVIAFVVLAALTAMNLLGVKKGAPYILLGIVLWVAVLKSGVHATLAGVALGFTIPLEADRRGRSMAEDYEHALHPWSSFFIMPMFAFANAGVALGELKISDLLQPVPLGIALGLFIGKQVGVFGTAFLVTKLGLAVKPQSITWTKLYAASMLAGIGFTMSLFIGSLAYGDPALENFVRLGVIAGSLTSGILGAIVLSMTPAPKPLEYSESGAG; via the coding sequence ATGGCATCCAGGGTTTTCGGGGTTCCGGCCGAACTGGCAGGGGGACTGGTTCTGGCCGCGGCGGCTGTACTGGGTGTTCTCGCGAAGAATATAGGACTGACTGCGCCATATTATGATCTTCTCCTTGGGGCACAGACCACCGTTGGCGTGGGCTCCGCGGAGATTTCGAAGCCGCTCCTGCTTTGGATCAACGATGGTCTGATGGCCGTCTTCTTCCTCGTCGTCGCGCTGGAGATCAAGCGTGAGGTCAAGCGCGGCGCGCTGAGCACCTGGGGGCGCGCGGCCCTGCCGGTTTATTCGGCAGTCGGCGGCATGGTGGCGCCGGCGCTGGTGTTCGCGGGGATCGTGGGGATCAACTCGGCGCAGATCTCGGGCTGGGCGATTCCCGCCGCAACCGACATCGCCTTCGCGCTCGGCGTGCTGTCGCTGTTCGGAAACCGGGTGCCGCCGGCGCTGAAGACCTTCCTTCTTGCGCTGGCCGTGGTGGACGATCTCGGCGCCATCGTGATCATCGCGCTGTTCTACACGGCGAAGCTCTCCCTGGCCGCGCTGGTGATCGCCTTCGTGGTGCTGGCCGCGCTCACGGCGATGAACCTCCTGGGGGTGAAGAAGGGCGCGCCCTATATTCTGCTGGGCATCGTGCTCTGGGTGGCGGTGCTGAAGTCCGGCGTGCATGCCACGCTGGCGGGTGTGGCGCTCGGCTTCACCATTCCGCTGGAGGCGGACCGCAGGGGCCGCTCCATGGCCGAGGATTACGAGCATGCGTTGCACCCGTGGAGTTCGTTCTTCATCATGCCGATGTTCGCCTTCGCAAATGCCGGCGTGGCGCTCGGCGAGCTGAAGATCTCCGACCTGTTGCAGCCGGTGCCGCTGGGCATCGCGCTCGGCCTGTTCATCGGCAAGCAGGTGGGCGTGTTCGGCACGGCCTTCCTCGTCACCAAGCTGGGGCTGGCGGTGAAGCCGCAGTCCATCACCTGGACGAAGCTCTACGCCGCCTCGATGCTGGCGGGCATCGGCTTCACCATGTCGCTGTTCATCGGCAGCCTGGCTTACGGAGACCCGGCGCTGGAGAACTTCGTGCGGCTGGGGGTGATCGCGGGCTCGCTGACCTCGGGCATCCTCGGCGCGATCGTGCTGAGCATGACGCCGGCGCCCAAGCCGCTCGAATACTCCGAATCCGGCGCGGGCTGA
- a CDS encoding DUF502 domain-containing protein: MARKRARAAQGTRRPGFFARLRGNFLTGLVIVAPVVLTAYLIWTVVTFIDDQVVPWVPSRYNPSTYLEVDIPGFGVVIFVLFTAVVGTFTKNLFGRQLVRLGESVVDRMPIVRSVYNAVKQIVETIFSQSEQSFKQACLVEYPRQGMWSVAFISTETRGEIPARAGVPDMLSIFLPTTPNPTSGFLLFVPRSEVVLLDMDIEAAAKLIISAGLVMPPSAAEIQAGRRTPASARAASGSTLSAG; this comes from the coding sequence ATGGCCAGGAAGCGGGCGCGGGCAGCACAGGGCACACGCAGGCCGGGATTTTTCGCCCGGCTGCGGGGCAACTTCCTCACCGGACTGGTCATCGTGGCGCCGGTGGTGCTCACCGCCTACCTGATCTGGACCGTGGTGACCTTCATCGACGATCAGGTCGTGCCCTGGGTGCCGTCACGTTACAACCCCTCCACCTATCTCGAGGTGGACATCCCCGGCTTCGGCGTGGTGATCTTCGTGCTGTTCACCGCGGTGGTGGGCACCTTCACCAAGAACCTGTTCGGCCGGCAGCTCGTGCGGCTGGGCGAGAGCGTGGTGGACAGGATGCCCATCGTGCGCTCGGTCTACAACGCGGTGAAGCAGATCGTGGAGACGATCTTCAGCCAGTCCGAGCAGAGCTTCAAGCAGGCCTGCCTGGTTGAGTACCCGCGCCAGGGCATGTGGTCCGTCGCCTTCATCTCCACGGAGACGCGCGGCGAGATCCCCGCCCGCGCCGGGGTGCCGGACATGCTGAGCATCTTCCTGCCCACCACGCCCAACCCCACCTCGGGCTTCCTGCTGTTCGTGCCGCGCTCCGAGGTGGTGCTGCTGGACATGGACATCGAGGCCGCCGCGAAGCTGATCATCTCCGCCGGCCTGGTGATGCCGCCGAGCGCCGCGGAGATCCAGGCCGGGCGCCGCACGCCCGCCTCCGCCCGGGCGGCCTCCGGCTCCACCCTCTCCGCCGGCTGA
- a CDS encoding LysE/ArgO family amino acid transporter has protein sequence MTSALLLAAGLSGFLTGGSLILAIGAQNAFVLRQGLLRAHVFQVCLACAVSDAVLIAAGVAGFGAVVEALPLLPAVMRWAGAAFLAVYGALRFRAALHPQVLEAGGGPPAPLGPTLITCLTLTWANPHVYLDTFGLIGAVSTAYTGLAAKTAFGLGATAASFAFFFGLGYGARLLAPLMRRPASWRVLDILIGAVMWAIAAQLLLGH, from the coding sequence ATGACCAGCGCGCTGCTGCTGGCCGCGGGGCTGAGCGGGTTCCTCACCGGGGGGTCGCTCATCCTCGCCATCGGGGCGCAGAATGCCTTCGTGCTGCGTCAGGGGCTGCTGCGCGCGCACGTGTTCCAGGTGTGCCTGGCCTGCGCGGTGTCGGACGCGGTGTTGATCGCCGCCGGCGTGGCGGGGTTCGGGGCCGTGGTCGAGGCGCTGCCGCTGCTGCCCGCGGTGATGCGCTGGGCGGGGGCCGCGTTCCTCGCGGTCTACGGCGCATTGCGTTTCCGCGCCGCCCTGCACCCGCAGGTGCTGGAGGCGGGGGGCGGACCGCCGGCGCCGCTGGGGCCCACGCTGATCACCTGCCTCACGCTCACCTGGGCCAACCCGCATGTCTATCTCGACACGTTCGGGCTGATCGGCGCCGTCTCCACCGCCTACACGGGCCTCGCCGCGAAGACGGCCTTCGGCCTGGGGGCGACCGCGGCCTCCTTCGCCTTCTTCTTCGGGCTGGGCTATGGCGCGCGGCTGCTGGCGCCGCTGATGCGCCGGCCGGCGAGCTGGCGCGTGCTCGACATCCTCATCGGCGCGGTGATGTGGGCGATTGCCGCCCAGCTCCTGCTCGGCCACTGA
- a CDS encoding extracellular solute-binding protein, translated as MYGEPALPEGFDHLPYANPDAPQGGRIVMGELGGFDSLNPFILKGNAPWGLRSHVFESLMGRSIDEPFTLYGLLAATIETDDARSWVEFTLRPEARFSDGNPVTVADVMFSMQVLAEKGLPGFASSWAKVAKMEQTGPRSIRFTFSEEDRELPLILGLRPILEKADWEGHDFAESSMRSPVGSGPYVIADAKPGRSITFRRNRDYWGDGLGFNRGRNNLDEIRYDFFRDSNALFEAFRGGLTSVQREGDASRWQNAYDFPAVRDGRVVLSTIPNGRPTGMHGFVFNTRRAVFSDIRVREALTLAFNFDWINARLLDGAFRRIPSYFANSPLGIDGPAGPGERALLGSFAEELPADIFAPEEPENGDAGGRNRGALRKARKLLEEAGWHIGSGGVMETADGTPLSFEIMLRAADDEAVASIYVDALKSLGIDARARLVDDSQYNARRTTYDYDMMVNTWALSLSPGNEQEFYWGSAGRDMEGTRNYMGVASKAVDALIPDMLAARSMEDFTSAVRALDRVLTKGRYVIPFWYTPESWIAHEATLHYPQTTPLYGDWPGFLPEVWWREE; from the coding sequence GGGCGGCCGGATCGTGATGGGAGAGCTTGGCGGCTTCGACAGCCTCAATCCCTTCATCCTGAAGGGCAACGCCCCCTGGGGCCTGCGCAGCCATGTGTTCGAATCGCTCATGGGCCGCAGCATCGACGAGCCCTTCACCCTCTACGGCCTGCTGGCCGCCACGATCGAGACCGACGACGCCCGGTCCTGGGTGGAATTCACCCTGCGCCCGGAGGCCCGGTTCTCCGACGGAAACCCGGTCACGGTGGCGGACGTGATGTTCTCCATGCAGGTGCTGGCGGAGAAGGGCCTGCCCGGCTTCGCCTCCTCCTGGGCGAAGGTGGCGAAGATGGAGCAGACCGGGCCGCGCTCCATCCGCTTCACCTTCTCGGAAGAGGACCGGGAGCTGCCCCTGATCCTCGGCCTGCGCCCGATCCTGGAGAAGGCGGACTGGGAGGGGCACGATTTCGCCGAGAGCTCCATGCGCAGTCCCGTGGGCAGCGGGCCCTACGTGATCGCGGACGCGAAGCCCGGCCGCTCCATCACCTTCCGCCGCAACCGCGACTATTGGGGCGATGGCCTGGGCTTCAACCGCGGCCGCAACAATCTCGACGAGATCCGCTATGATTTCTTCCGCGATTCCAACGCCCTGTTCGAGGCATTCCGCGGCGGTCTCACCTCCGTCCAGCGTGAGGGGGACGCCAGCCGCTGGCAGAACGCGTATGATTTCCCCGCGGTGCGCGACGGGCGCGTGGTGCTCTCGACCATCCCGAACGGCCGGCCCACGGGCATGCATGGCTTCGTGTTCAACACCCGCCGGGCGGTGTTCTCCGACATCCGCGTGCGCGAGGCGCTCACCCTCGCCTTCAACTTCGACTGGATCAACGCGCGCCTGCTGGACGGTGCCTTCCGGCGCATCCCGAGCTATTTCGCCAACTCCCCGCTGGGCATTGACGGCCCTGCCGGCCCGGGGGAGCGGGCGTTGCTGGGGTCCTTCGCCGAGGAGCTTCCCGCCGACATCTTCGCACCTGAGGAGCCGGAGAACGGCGACGCCGGCGGGCGGAACCGCGGCGCGCTGCGCAAGGCGCGCAAGCTGCTGGAGGAGGCCGGCTGGCACATCGGCTCCGGCGGCGTGATGGAGACCGCGGATGGCACCCCGCTGAGCTTCGAGATCATGCTGCGCGCGGCGGATGACGAGGCGGTGGCGAGCATCTATGTCGACGCGCTGAAGTCCCTGGGCATCGACGCGCGCGCTCGGCTGGTGGACGATTCGCAGTACAACGCCCGCCGCACCACCTATGACTACGACATGATGGTGAACACCTGGGCCCTGTCGCTCAGCCCCGGCAACGAACAGGAGTTCTACTGGGGCAGCGCCGGGCGCGACATGGAGGGCACGCGCAACTACATGGGCGTGGCCTCGAAGGCCGTCGACGCGCTGATCCCGGACATGCTGGCGGCGCGCAGCATGGAGGACTTCACCTCCGCGGTGCGGGCGCTGGACCGGGTGCTGACCAAGGGGCGCTATGTCATCCCGTTCTGGTACACGCCGGAATCCTGGATCGCGCATGAGGCTACGCTGCATTATCCGCAGACCACGCCGCTCTACGGGGACTGGCCGGGTTTCCTGCCCGAGGTCTGGTGGCGGGAGGAGTGA